ACATACCTATGTCGTGTGCGtacgatgtatgtatatacgtatacgtactaTTGTATAACAGTGGTGCATTGCATGCATTATCCTCTCTGTATCAATTTACAGATCGCGCAACGTCGATTTTTTggtaatgtttgaaaaatattggtAATGTTTAACATTTTGCAATTCatcaaataataatatgtattccGATAACTGATCTACTTACGAGAAAACATATGCTTCAAGAGAAAAAGTCAATGATCTTTTCGATaatctaaaataattaaatagtaaataatttaaaagataaataaataaataaataaataattgaacacCGATAAACTGCGAGACGCAAATCATCTCAACGATATAGAATAGATACAACTGATATTGTTTGCAATTACACAGTTTGCAATTTTTAGGATTGCAAcactaattaattttaacgtaCTGATAGATAATAATAAGAATGAATTGAGCCTATTAACGAGAATCCACTaatcatttttatcttttcgtttttattttgaaatcatCCAAACAACGGAACGTTTTTCATACCAAAAGATTCCGTtgaaattacattaattaaaagatatacATCAGAGTATCGTACAGTGATCACAAGCGATAAACCATGAAGCATAAAAAAAAACaccaaaaatatgtaaatgattTGATTAACTGAATATTTAATATGGTAATACGTATTTAAGccaatttttcatatatataactAATAACAAAGATTTTTCGTTGATATAAGTGGGAAAGAAAAGTTATAAACGAAGTTGCTAGGTATTGCAGCGTGTTCGGACTAGCTCTGACAAACATAACGAGAAATAGCGTCGCAAAATTAGTTTCAATTGATAGCGTATTATACGTAGGTTTCAGTTTCTTGACTCACAACCAGATCcttattcatataatatattacatgtacatgaaatatatatgtgtgttatAATTCTCTGGCATTCGGTACAACTGGCGTTTCGATCGATCATACAGCTTGCGAGACGTTGAAAATGTCTCTTTTGTTTGCTGTTCAAGTTTGCATCGTCGTGAGTCGAATATAACTTCTATACAGCAATAAATGTATCGCTTTACTTACACTTACTTACACGAAAATTAGATGTTTTCTCATATAAACCATATACCACACATTTTGTGTTTATTAAATCGTCGATGAATTCAAATGTACATTctgtgtttattattattattatttattattattattttttatttatttttttattattatttattgtttattattattattattattattatcattattattattattattatttattattattatctgaaGTTTCATCCGATCGATATTCGTCTTactttttttcaattatttgaatcgaatgaaataaatacaatttcgctgatcgaataaaatacaaattttgtttttaGCTGACAATGAGATTGGAATGCTGTGTAAAAAACATACTTTTACGATGCCAAGACGAAggaaaattgtgaaattaatttaaattgtatcTAACGTGGCGCATAAATTGctgaaaacaaaacaaaaagaaagcgGAAAAGAGCTGACGAGAAGGGAAAGCAAGCAGAAACAAGAATATTACACATTCACCAATGGCTCTTTGAATTAGCATTTATCTACTTTATTCGCATTCGCATTGTATTCCTATTCATATTCGTATTCGCATTTGCGATCTCAAAATCAAATTACAGCAAGataaagaaattttgtaaaatggcAGATCATGAAAGAATTAGATTGGTGGTATTAGGTGGTGCCGGTGTTGGGAAAAGCGCAATTATACGTCGTTTACTTGGGCAAGGATTCAGCGAAAGGTATAGGCCTACCGTCGAAGACCTCTATTCGAGGGAATGCGTTCTCGGTACACTCACTCTCAAAGTCGATCTTCTGGATACCGCTGGTAaatgttttctcttctttcgccattacgttatatatgtattatatatatataatatatatataatatatacgtatatatgtattataaaaatgataaggaCCAATATAGATAACGCATTTCATACGATTTCAGGAGATTTGCAGTTTCCAGCTATGAGAAGGTTGAGCATAGCTACGGCACATGCGTTTCTTCTTGTTTATGCCACAACATCGTTACCAAGCTTCGAATGCGTAAAGCGATGTTTCGAAGAAGTCAGAGAACAACGACCAGATTTTCAGGTACCATACTGAAAATAATATTGATCTAATAAAGTGAGAATATCATTTATGagaatataaagtatatttactTGTTTCCATATTTGACTGTGCGGCAGGAAGTACCGATAGTCGTTGCGGGAAACAAAGTGGATCTTGCAACGATGCGAAGAGAAGTACCAATCGAAGACGTGAGTGAATGGTTATTTTGTGAATTGCCGAAACTTCGTGCCAAAGTAATGGAATGTTCAGCTAAAGACGATTATAACGTCAAAGATATTTTCCGATGTTTCGTCACTTTATCCAAGATAGTGCCAAAGAATCATGTTGGCGAATCAGACGAATCAGCCCTTCGACGAAGATGTTCGGCGTACGGATCGCGCAGGtactctctctttttcctcactcccctttcttttctcttcgtttctcaccTTTTCTCATTTCTCCTTCAGTCGTTATCTTACATTCTTATGGTACTTTATCTGTTCGGCATGCCGATTAACTTCGCAGCATACATATCGCTTTCTTTTCGTTACTCGTGACTTTCTGACTAATTATAAAcaacaaatttccaaaaatgTAATATGTTATACCACATGTCCGTATAGTGTACGTCTAAGTACGTAAAACACACGCGTGTTACAATACAGTTGAGGAGATTGGAAGTAACACATAAACGTACGGTccttatatttaattacaatattacaatatacgtataaaacgaaaatattacaatatcattTACTTTAAATTCAATATATTGTTAATCGCAGTATTGTTACGAACGCCAAGATTAAGTATCCCTCGGCTTTACTGAAGCGTTTTTCGAACAAACTAAAAATTGTAGCTCGATATCTCGGTGAATAAAGGTAAAGAAGATTAAGTTTAACGCGTCGTGTAACGCTTTTATAATGTTACGAACCCTTTCccaacatatacatatgtggTGCTCGATCGTTACTTGATCGATTTCGCGTATTACAGAAGCGATCGAGTCGGTAGGTCTGGAAGTCCACATGGCAGAACCGGAAGCGCCGGCTCTGTTGGCAATTCTCAGCAACTGGTCGCAGCACAAAGTTCAAATGTCGTCACTGTCAATGAGGAAGCGAAGAGCAAACCGCGCAGTCGTAGCTTGATTCGACGCACTTCGCGAAAAACCAAACAACAAATTAGAGACACTTATACGGATGACTGCAATATCTCGTAATTTTCACCCTCTCTccacttctctctctctctctctctctctcgcttgcTTGCGCTCTTTCCCTTTCTCCCCCCCCCTCTCCCCCTTCTATCTACCTACAGTACCGAACAAGATTACAAGACATTTtgcatatttgaatatttcgtatatttaaaagaagaaaatgtacaCTTTATACATCCTAAATGTTGCTTACTATCTCCAGAGTGCAGACATAAAATCTTAAATCCGTAATATGATATACAACGTAAAAGTTAGGAAAAGAAATGTGAATTTGGATTATAATTTTAGTCAGACAAAATTATAAGATACTTggcatatttttcatttgacgatttttttagtattttatcCGGTTGCGAGCAGacacaaaaatgaaatttcatcatctaattataatattagaatttgttataatattatttaaaagaaaaagaaattctcaaatttgTACTTATTTCCCTCACTCTTATGTTATAAGCATCATATTATATGAACTGGTTTTGTATGCTTACTTTGGAGATAATATGAAACATGTAGGGTGTATGTATATTCCCttcttttaaatatatgaaatgtcTTGTAATTTTATCCAATACTGTAACCATATATTTATCTATCTCTATCTTTCTCCAGCCATTCCCTATTTTACTCACCTTTTACGTGTAATTGTTTAACTCTTTGTGTATATCTTGTCGCAAGGTTCGCTAATGAAACGATATCATAGTATGTACTGCGTATCGTGTACGTTCGATCATTTTCGTTTTCGCATTAAATAAATAGCACGAATCTGATACGATACGTAAAAGCACTCTCATCTCGTATGCGATAGCATCTCATAAGATAGCAACAAAAAATATACTAATGTCAATAAAAGATTTTGCCACTCTTGGTCGTATAcagtaattataaaaaaaggaCCAAATTTTCcagttttaataattataatgtacTTAAAAACAATATTTCGCGTTTTCTTTCCTCAATTTTGTTATCtttagaaaaaagtaaaaaccaaTGGACCAATCAAAACTCATCCCACTCTCCCTCTTCTCTTTCCTCTACTAAAggattttcatttattcatattttttatctattttaaacCAGTCCGTCCGTTTATACGTTGATATTTTCACATCTTAAAATGTGTAACAATTGTCTGTTCGTTAAAAATTGTCTGAAGCACTTTATATCATTCTGTCTTTATATGCGTGTACGTACGCATGAATACGTATACTACTGCGCGTACGCTACATATTGAATACCATGTGTGTTAAATTTAGAAATGTGTATACACCATCAAAACAGTCCGATATCGGTATATGGAAAGCGTGGGACTACTACGTATGGTATATAAAACAaaactttcaatatttatatcaaGTCGATCTTTTTAAGTGATCCTGCTTCAATTCTTTCACCAAGCATGCAAAAGTTATACTTACTAAATATTTCAGCAATGTCGACGAATAATGAacagaagaatattttttctattaactGTTCTGAGAGCTACTTTCATGAGTTGaaacatatataaatttaactATGCATATTACGGCAGAAGTGTGGCCGTGAATCGTGCATTGCATATCGTGTTTTgcattagaaaaagaaaattattgtcGTAACGATACAAACAACACGAATTAAAGGACAAATAACTCATCACATATCGAAACCAAATGTGTTTGGaaaaaacacgaaatataaatacgacatgtacaattttttaacagGCTGTATTAGTTACAAAGTTGTTGTAAGTACTACAGATATTATATtcctaatataattatatatctaaatataattaaatgcgCGCgggtgtatgtgtgtatgtataatatatgtacaatacaaaaatattttacaaatgaaaatatatcaaatgaataaatatgaaaacaGCTAAACAACATTCTAATTGTAACACAttataacttttaaatatatagtTGGTGTTATAGTTGGTTTTATATTACAATAGAATCGAATTGTGTTACTATTTGAAGAATACAGTCAGAGAAAAGAGCAAAAGCTCACGATGAAATTGTAGTAACATTGGAATTTGTGTCCGAATTACAGCCATTATCGATTCCTTCAAATAAATACTTGTAATGTTGGATGTAAGGCTGATAGCGTTCCCCTTTTGTAAAGCCTGTAgcattgtataaatataaattacgctgtttaaaaaatttgaaaaccgAATAAAAGAGCGTTGCGTCTCCAGTTGCCTTTGCTGCTTCCAGAAATTTTCTGTCAGACACCTGATCCACCATTCCAACTGATCGAATGTAACTAAAATTAACAAACAAGTGAATAACAAAATGACGAATCGATCTGCAGATCGAGATTCGAGAGGATCGACTAATTTATCTCATAAATTACGTCGTATGTCATTCATGTACTATATGCTGTATGTTATCTTATTacggatatatgtataacaaaaaTACTTAATATTTACCGTAGCGCTGGTAAAATGTATCCTTTCGATAAAAGAACTTCGATTATTTCTTCATGAGCATTTCCTAAACGTTTCAGCATATCCAGTGCAAGTTGATGAGCAGCTGGATACAGATTCTCTAAAGAGAGCAATAGGCACGCAAGAGGTTTCGAATCGGCAACTACATGATACTGTAGTAATTGATGAAGTTGGTAGTATGCTTTACGTTGAACTAATGTTGTAATAACTAATTCGTGTAAATAATGCTGTACGGGTATACTGTGTTCCGCTAATGATCTAAAATGAATAACACAGAAAAATTTAGTTATAATATTATTCGCTATGCGATCagaaaaaaatgcaaatttttgctttttttatgagggagagagagagagagagagagagagagagagagagagagagagatggaggAGGGgaatgaaagagagagaaataccTGATATATTCTAAAAGAACCCATACAATCATTTTTGGTTCAATGGTATTTTCAGGAAATTTCgataatatataactatatacatcACTTTGATCCAGCAGCAATTTATACTTGTAATTTTCTGTTGTCGTGCTTAAGCATTTTGCGTTATTTTGCAATGGAGTACCCATCTGAATAAGCATTATATATGATCAATGGAAATCAGAATAAATTAACTAgtcaattaaataaataaacgaatagcaaagaaaaaacaaaattgcATAATTACCTGATTTTGTATTTCGTTTTCTAAGTAATTCCTATAGACAGAATTTAACTTGTTGAATATGATTGGCATATCCATTAAACTTATAGGCAGCTGCATCATAAAATTTTGTAACACGTGTATCAAAATGTACTTTGTATTTGTCCGTTGCATTAAAAATTCAACAAGCAACACTTTGTCTGTGATCAGTCTCGCCAAAGACTCcaattttaattcaatatacctgtacatatatatatataaagcacAATCGTCAACAGTAttacaacaaatatttttacatttggtttttattgtatatatatagaaggaTAAAAAAAGGTATTGTGCAACAAAGACAGGTCATTACGTACCAGAGGCAACCTAATTTTGCATCAATTATTATGTTCGGTTGAAAGACAACCCAATTTGGCGAATCTGTTGGTAAAACACTACTATTAAGGAAATACATGAAAGATACAGAAAcaacagaaatattattttatatttcaatgtctctatttcatttttgttaagGATACATAGTTGGCAAGGCTGATATGTTTCATTTGACAAGGTTGTTCCTGGAACTTTTAAATTATATGGTTTGATTGGTTTTGCTGGTGCCATGCTAGTATGATGCATTACAGTACCATCGCTTATGCCCGataacataatatcaaaaatcatGGATGTCTACAGAAGCATATTCATATTTATCGTTTCCTATACATTTCATGTTTCAGTGTGCATTAATTTACTTACTTTTGTGGTTTGATGATGTACAATAATAAGGTTATCTACAACATTAATGGCAAATTTACCACTAACATCGAGTTTCAAGATATGACTTCTTTTGATTGTTGTCATTCTACTTGAAAAACGTAAAAGAagtataagatataaaataacagaTATAAAGTTGACTTTAAATCAATTAATGACTATAAAAGACATACTTATGcacagtatatacatatacagaagCAGCCCCAGTAGAACGATTAGTACCTGGTTGATGACGTAGCAAAATAATGCAAGGTATCCCATATAAAACTGTCAATGCCACGTCTCTCTCATAGACGGCCAATTTTCCTGGTTTTGCTGTACCAACTTCCactaaaatgattttaataggGACAACTCTATTAGGGTTATTCCTAAATAATGTCAGATTTACCACAATATTTCTTCATATATCAAATGGGTTCCTTACCCTCGAATTTAGTTAATTTATGAAGATTTCCAGGTGTTACATGCAATGTCTGCATTTGATTTCCCACTGTCCCTGATGATAATAATACCAAATAACTTTGTGGACAAAATACAAACCAATTAACACCTAAACttaaacatttcaaaaatcTGACATTGCGTTTTTCAGGATTTACCTAAAATGATTAAATGCCTTTAATTATTGTGTATGTATACTGTAAACACTAATCATagattatatacaaatatttatttaaatctttttttttttttacttgaaATAACTCAACACCATAATCAGTAACAAACAATATTTCATTTCCATGTGTCCAAACAAATCCCAATATAGTTGCATTTTTTCCTTTACATGATTGCGAATATTCTATGTTATCTAGTCCAGCTACTggtgaataatttataaattcaactGAAGAATTATTATGTTGCACTGCCAGTATATTCATATCAGGAGAAAATTTAATAGAGATCACTGGACCTTTATCTTCCATTCGGAAACTTAAATTTTGATTTGGTCCTTTAACTAATACACCTGTCACACCTCCAGATCGAACAGCAAATACCTGAATCACAAATAAATTTTGCTCACTGACCAAACTTCATTCTAAGATACAATCGATCATAGAAAGATTCTGGCACTGTACAAGAAGAAGGAAAGCTTTtgagttattatttattattatctaaatattaaaagaaatactgaAAAAGCGCGAATTTACTCTTTTTCAgtgtatcttttaatatttagacaataataaataataactcaAACGTAGTTTTCTACTATTAGCATAGTATAACATAATACATTGGTTGTACATTTACTGAAGATATAGAgcttagaaattaaaattatactatgTTCGAATCCTTTTATGACTGATTGTACATAAAAGAAAATCCACTTCTAACCTGTTGTTTTGAATCATCAAAGAAAACATTTGTCAAACAGCTGACTGATTCAAACCTAATTGGATCtgaagatagttctagataaTAATCATCATGAGCATCTTGATCAGCGGCTTCCATATTTTTCAATTGCTCAATTAATTATAATCAATTTAAGGTTTAACAGACCTAAAGGACCACGAGTAACCAatttatgtacaatgtacatcTGACTCTGACGTCTCTGACTACAGTACACTGTACACCGTcactatatatacgtataagtattcatacatacatatttacaaagTCCAAACATTTCGATTATCAAAAGTGAAAATCCTTTTAATGTCTTACAGTGAAGTATATTTTTCTAAGTAGCATCTTCAATTTACTACTACTAAACTACTTCGACTGTTACGACTAAat
This genomic window from Bombus terrestris chromosome 9, iyBomTerr1.2, whole genome shotgun sequence contains:
- the LOC100650286 gene encoding GTP-binding protein Di-Ras2, with product MADHERIRLVVLGGAGVGKSAIIRRLLGQGFSERYRPTVEDLYSRECVLGTLTLKVDLLDTAGDLQFPAMRRLSIATAHAFLLVYATTSLPSFECVKRCFEEVREQRPDFQEVPIVVAGNKVDLATMRREVPIEDVSEWLFCELPKLRAKVMECSAKDDYNVKDIFRCFVTLSKIVPKNHVGESDESALRRRCSAYGSRRSDRVGRSGSPHGRTGSAGSVGNSQQLVAAQSSNVVTVNEEAKSKPRSRSLIRRTSRKTKQQIRDTYTDDCNIS
- the LOC100649885 gene encoding regulator of MON1-CCZ1 complex isoform X2: MEAADQDAHDDYYLELSSDPIRFESVSCLTNVFFDDSKQQVFAVRSGGVTGVLVKGPNQNLSFRMEDKGPVISIKFSPDMNILAVQHNNSSVEFINYSPVAGLDNIEYSQSCKGKNATILGFVWTHGNEILFVTDYGVELFQVNPEKRNVRFLKCLSLGVNWFVFCPQSYLVLLSSGTVGNQMQTLHVTPGNLHKLTKFEVEVGTAKPGKLAVYERDVALTVLYGIPCIILLRHQPGTNRSTGAASVYVYTVHKMTTIKRSHILKLDVSGKFAINVVDNLIIVHHQTTKTSMIFDIMLSGISDGTVMHHTSMAPAKPIKPYNLKVPGTTLSNETYQPCQLYSPNWVVFQPNIIIDAKLGCLWYIELKLESLARLITDKVLLVEFLMQRTNTKYILIHVLQNFMMQLPISLMDMPIIFNKLNSVYRNYLENEIQNQMGTPLQNNAKCLSTTTENYKYKLLLDQSDVYSYILSKFPENTIEPKMIVWVLLEYIRSLAEHSIPVQHYLHELVITTLVQRKAYYQLHQLLQYHVVADSKPLACLLLSLENLYPAAHQLALDMLKRLGNAHEEIIEVLLSKGYILPALRYIRSVGMVDQVSDRKFLEAAKATGDATLFYSVFKFFKQRNLYLYNATGFTKGERYQPYIQHYKYLFEGIDNGCNSDTNSNVTTISS
- the LOC100649885 gene encoding regulator of MON1-CCZ1 complex isoform X1; this encodes MEAADQDAHDDYYLELSSDPIRFESVSCLTNVFFDDSKQQVFAVRSGGVTGVLVKGPNQNLSFRMEDKGPVISIKFSPDMNILAVQHNNSSVEFINYSPVAGLDNIEYSQSCKGKNATILGFVWTHGNEILFVTDYGVELFQVNPEKRNVRFLKCLSLGVNWFVFCPQSYLVLLSSGTVGNQMQTLHVTPGNLHKLTKFEVEVGTAKPGKLAVYERDVALTVLYGIPCIILLRHQPGTNRSTGAASVYVYTVHNRMTTIKRSHILKLDVSGKFAINVVDNLIIVHHQTTKTSMIFDIMLSGISDGTVMHHTSMAPAKPIKPYNLKVPGTTLSNETYQPCQLYSPNWVVFQPNIIIDAKLGCLWYIELKLESLARLITDKVLLVEFLMQRTNTKYILIHVLQNFMMQLPISLMDMPIIFNKLNSVYRNYLENEIQNQMGTPLQNNAKCLSTTTENYKYKLLLDQSDVYSYILSKFPENTIEPKMIVWVLLEYIRSLAEHSIPVQHYLHELVITTLVQRKAYYQLHQLLQYHVVADSKPLACLLLSLENLYPAAHQLALDMLKRLGNAHEEIIEVLLSKGYILPALRYIRSVGMVDQVSDRKFLEAAKATGDATLFYSVFKFFKQRNLYLYNATGFTKGERYQPYIQHYKYLFEGIDNGCNSDTNSNVTTISS